From Etheostoma spectabile isolate EspeVRDwgs_2016 chromosome 19, UIUC_Espe_1.0, whole genome shotgun sequence, the proteins below share one genomic window:
- the shroom4 gene encoding protein Shroom4 isoform X1, which translates to METVEQLVSFHHIQVQLSGGAPWGFTLKGGLEHGEPLIITKIEDGGKAALCKKLKAGDELININGSALYGSRQEALILIKGSYRILKLAVRRRSVPFIRPHSWHLAKLSEQPLPPPPPSPPPPPCLPPVDSPPLPPPPPLSAMQVHPGPYTLPWHTTDNSDLSLQWGQLSRPYSSTDRSSSLGSMDSLDTPTPTAQQYSDSQNSPVDPTLFNNNRDSAYSSFSASSNTSDYATVPLRRGDACSMDNLLQSLGPACRGYPGGDTATLRSSYGEVPDEMQLIVLKSRSLTRPRPTPVEVKERPSSCCYEEERRGGDFDIVRNEERGAERKMNPPQPPTRKDSFRATRSRPNATNKRCVSAPIEISSDSFYRDKNRSSLNVESGIHNGFAAPEEGDKTGIFKEDTLDLHYTKRQTEDIRHIKCDTSANKDCNSETTSDHLADPVTASLVPITSSSPCSLPAEASTDVQEESHVTHSQNKHSSTGLHRNSAPDKLLSTQLQLLQFNSDGSSSEPYNPSGTSDPSLSSCSSQWSRSSLQPTREDQEDSHNHLHAPSNKWGESRCSTLQDGDEDDGDSVVRLKGMDVNGRSPPPMEHHHPWGRSVSVPGDPAGSSTQGSLSSDQIIERDFEPLSAAASMDTLLEEQRAVDRGGSGDKSEQGVAGETDMKRTNVSRNHRRNRRRSERFATNLRNEIQRKKAQLQRSRGPGGLLCSGETVQEEEGPDLNEEGADLDLPAQERSTIVNSHASPQDADTVAPVERATISRDPNHDVLQTQSTTYTQNNLSRSVQILDPGVPNFGVSVRVVEEPAPAGKARRWRWTPEHKLQPEPERRCGVLSEKVLGVTGSRHGVCVFTSSSKSSYSRSSSCSRMDESDILPFADRMKFFEETSKGMSGPNALNLSSRRQKKPSHHPELQGGELGQHSTQRRYSYQGGLQQESALLPNTVEARRLSVSSSRERQKEQEREQVREREERTREREREERLREKEKQQERELEMERSRLREIQREREREERVRQWERERERELELEREKEMEMAREKELEREKEREEDAQLSSHQELYGIKERNPDFQHNFQPKTPAFSNSQTQNQVPRSAFYPVNTPSQPMENQQPLPQGYTARSYTPTETYPARQQEATKLNRKYSLTERDYSSWRRESRPPEGINQHHQHPQGRSGHRQADGDHDARNGYAFAPSAAPLSLRGRAMSENDLRFDSSHRWSPSISATTSQTLSEVEEWAGGVRGGEAANTAQPNRRKTPPPPRPPPPKWEQFHRRRASHHTLFSSSSSPHSVPPSFDTAEGHYSTNSSSCVPPLDTSRQRSYSLPPERPEVSEGCPRCSCSQTQEHRYPHASSNQNQPKMQEHPFSHAPSNQNQVPFQDRSFAVTPPSPMFSRRAFRPVAPPQKERDVRGTYGQQERVEVLSTFPPCPPPPTENRTSSLSEMIVNSDQSRVTVKPHKPQSNVRPGAEWERAPSPRVRSDSTHPPVLENGGVGRVLPESYFSVDYEQQQLRMSRGFQSIEPQKLPEPGTESETTLSPSPAQSLDADLDIPMETDIDDFQEDDGLPAVAEPITSELPCFALPVTVLETDIDTLANSSEASPSGRTRAESGSVEEELEARESSRERLSLEELFPHSSEGESGRESWRGAYQTTEHSTDSLDRRSGASSSCSSYYSTSTAKAQLLSQMKDFTDNRERDEDDELTYKKQLMESLRKKLGVLREAQRGLQEDIRANAQLGEEVESMVVAVCKPNEVDKFRMFIGDLDKVVSLLLSLSGRLLRVETTLETLDPETEHHERLPLLEKKRQLLRQLSEAQDLKDHVDRREQAVSRVLARCLSPEQHRDYSHFVKMKAALLVEQRQLEDKTRLGEEQLRGLRESLGLGLGIGMGMSMGYGHY; encoded by the exons TGACTTATCCTTGCAGTGGGGTCAGCTGTCCAGACCTTACTCCTCCACAGACCGAAGCAGTTCCCTGGGCTCCATGGACAGCTTGGACACACCGACACCAACCGCACAGCAGTACTCTGACTCCCAGAATTCCCCCGTTGACCCCACccttttcaacaacaacaggGACTCTGCCTACAGCTCATTCTCTGCCAGCTCAAACACATCCGATTACGCGACAGTGCCACTGAGGCGCGGTGACGCCTGCTCTATGGATAACCTGCTTCAGAGCCTGGGGCCGGCTTGTCGAGGCTACCCTGGTGGTGATACCGCAACCCTGCGGAGTTCATATGGTGAGGTCCCGGATGAGATGCAGCTTATTGTACTCAAGTCCAGGTCGCTGACCAGGCCAAGACCAACACCTGTTGAGGTAAAAGAAAGGCCTTCCTCCTGCTGTTATGAGGAGGAGCGGAGGGGAGGAGACTTTGACATTGTAAGAAATGAAGAAAGAGGAGCTGAGAGAAAGATGAACCCTCCTCAGCCTCCAACCAGGAAGGACAGCTTTAGGGCAACTCGGAGTCGCCCTAATGCCACCAACAAACGCTGCGTCTCCGCTCCAATTGAAATTTCCAGTGATTCTTTTTACCGTGACAAAAACAGGTCTTCATTGAATGTTGAATCAGGAATTCATAATGGCTTCGCTGCACCAGAAGAAGGTGACAAAACTGGGATTTTCAAAGAGGATACCTTAGACTTGCACTATACCAAAAGACAAACTGAAGACATCAGACATATCAAATGTGATACAAGTGCAAATAAAGACTGCAATTCAGAGACCACTTCAGATCACCTCGCTGATCCAGTGACGGCCTCCCTTGTCCCCATCACCTCCTCTAGTCCTTGCTCCTTACCTGCGGAGGCCTCCACAGACGTTCAAGAGGAGTCTCATGTAACTCACTCGCAGAACAAGCACTCCTCTACGGGGCTTCATCGGAACAGCGCCCCAGATAAGCTCCTCTCTACACAACTTCAGTTATTGCAGTTTAACAGTGATGGCTCTTCATCGGAGCCTTACAATCCGTCAGGAACTTCAGATCCCTCCTTGTCCTCCTGTAGCAGCCAGTGGTCCCGTTCATCACTCCAGCCCACGAGGGAAGACCAAGAAGATTCTCACAACCACCTCCATGCGCCATCAAACAAATGGGGAGAGAGCCGTTGCTCGACCCTACAGGACGGGGATGAGGATGATGGAGATTCAGTTGTTAGGCTGAAAGGGATGGATGTAAATGGAAGGTCCCCTCCACCAATGGAGCATCACCACCCTTGGGGACGCTCTGTAAGCGTACCGGGGGACCCGGCTGGATCGTCAACCCAGGGAAGCTTGAGCTCTGACCAGATAATAGAGAGAGATTTTGAGCCTCTTAGTGCTGCTGCCAGCATGGACACCTTACTGGAGGAGCAGAGAGCAGTGGATAGAGGAGGAAGTGGGGATAAAAGTGAGCAGGGTGTGGCAGGAGAGACCGACATGAAGAGGACAAACGTGTCCAGGAACCATCGTCGGAACCGTCGTCGTAGCGAACGATTTGCTACCAACCTCCGCAATGAGATCCAGAGGAAAAAGGCCCAGCTTCAGAGGAGCCGTGGCCCAGGAGGGTTGCTGTGTAGTGGGGAAACTGTCCAGGAGGAAGAGGGTCCAGACCTCAATGAGGAAGGGGCAGACCTAGACCTGCCTGCCCAGGAGAGGAGTACCATAGTTAACTCGCATGCTAGTCCCCAAGATGCCGACACCGTGGCACCAGTTGAGAGAGCAACAATCTCTCGTGACCCAAACCATGATGTCTTGCAGACTCAGTCAACGACCTATACTCAAAACAACCTATCCAGGTCGGTCCAGATTCTGGACCCAGGAGTGCCTAATTTTGGTGTCAGTGTCCGAGTCGTGGAGGAACCAGCCCCTGCTGGCAAAGCCCGTCGCTGGCGTTGGACCCCAGAGCACAAACTCCAACCAGAACCAGAACGCCGGTGTGGAGTTTTGAGTGAGAAGGTGTTGGGAGTCACAGGGTCCCGGCATGGGGTTTGTGTCTTCACCTCCTCATCCAAGTCCTCATACAGTCGCTCCTCTTCCTGTTCACGGATGGATGAGTCAGATATCCTTCCGTTTGCAGATAGAATGAAGTTTTTCGAGGAGACGAGCAAGGGTATGTCTGGGCCAAATGCTTTGAATCTGTCGAGTCGCAGGCAGAAGAAACCTTCCCACCATCCGGAGCTCCAGGGAGGAGAGCTCGGTCAGCACTCAACTCAAAGGAGATACTCCTACCAGGGAGGACTTCAGCAGGAAAGTGCCTTGCTTCCAAACACTGTGGAGGCCAGGAGGCTGTCTGTGAGTTCCAGCAGGGAGAGGCAAAAAGAGCAGGAGAGGGAacaagtgagagagagggaggagaggacaAGGGAACGCGAGAGGGAAGAGAGGCTTAGAGAAAAGGAGAAGCAGCAGGAGAGGGAATTAGAAATGGAGAGGTCAAGGCTGAGGGAGATTCAGCGGGAGAGGGAACGAGAGGAGAGGGTGAGACAGtgggaaagggaaagagagagggagcttgagttggagagagaaaaagagatggagatggccagagagaaagagcttgaaagagagaaggaaagggaagaagatGCTCAGCTCAGCTCACATCAGGAGTTGTATGGCATCAAAGAAAGAAATCCTGACTTTCAACACAATTTCCAGCCTAAGACTCCGGCGTTCTCCAATAGCCAAACCCAGAATCAAGTCCCACGATCAGCTTTTTATCCTGTCAATACCCCTTCCCAGCCCATGGAGAACCAGCAACCTCTTCCCCAGGGTTACACAGCGAGGAGCTACACACCTACAGAG ACGTATCCTGCCCGGCAACAGGAAGCGACCAAGCTCAACAGGAAGTACAGCCTGACTGAGAG GGACTACTCCAGCTGGAGACGGGAGTCCAGGCCTCCAGAGGGCATTAATCAGCATCATCAGCACCCTCAGGGTCGATCGGGCCACAGACAGGCTGACGGAGACCATGATGCTCGCAACGGGTACGCGTTTGCTCCCTCGGCggctcctctctcactccgAGGACGCGCCATGTCCGAGAACGACCTCCGCTTCGACAGCAGCCACCGCTGGTCGCCGTCGATTTCTGCGACGACCAGCCAGACGCTGAGCGAGGTGGAGGAATGGGCGGGCGGAGTCAGGGGAGGAGAAGCTGCCAACACCGCCCAGCCAAACAGGAGGAAGACTCCACCTCCCCCGAGACCGCCGCCCCCAAAATGGGAGCAGTTTCACCGCAGGCGCGCGTCTCACCAcaccctcttctcctcctcttcttctcctcactctgtccctccctcctttGACACCGCAGAAGGACACTATTCGACTAACTCCTCTTCATGCGTCCCTCCGCTTGACACGTCCAGACAGAGGTCCTACAGTCTTCCTCCAGAGAGGCCGGAAGTGTCGGAGGGCTGCCCGCGATGCAGCTGCAGCCAGACCCAGGAGCACCGATACCCTCACGCCTCATCCAATCAGAATCAACCAAAAATGCAGGAACACCCCTTCTCCCACGCTCCATCCAATCAGAATCAGGTTCCGTTTCAGGATCGGTCCTTTGCCGTTACTCCGCCAAGTCCCATGTTCTCCAGGAGGGCGTTCAGACCAGTGGCTCCGCCCCAGAAAGAGAGGGACGTGAGGGGCACGTATGGACAGCAGGAGAGGGTGGAGGTTTTATCAACTTTTCCCCCATGTCCACCGCCACCTACAGAAAACCGCACGAGCAG TTTATCCGAGATGATCGTTAACTCCGACCAGAGCAGAGTAACAGTGAAACCTCACAAACCCCAGTCCAACGTGAGACCAGGAGCCGAGTGGGAGCGAGCCCCATCTCCCAGAGTTCGTAGCGACTCAACACATCCACCTGTCTTAGAAAATGGAGGCGTTGGCAGGGTTCTACCTGAGTCCTACTTCTCCGTAGACTacgagcagcagcagcttcgTATGAGCAGAGGCTTTCAGAGCATCGAGCCCCAGAAGCTCCCCGAACCAGGAACCGAATCCGAGACGACCCTCAGCCCGAGTCCTGCGCAGAGCCTGGACGCAGACCTGGACATCCCCATGGAAACAGACATCGATGACTTCCAGGAGGATGACGGACTCCCAGCGGTGGCGGAGCCGATCACCAGCGAGCTCCCTTGCTTTGCGCTGCCAGTTACGGTCTTGGAGACGGACATCGACACCTTAGCAAACTCTAGCGAGGCCTCGCCGTCGGGCAGGACGAGGGCGGAGAGCGGCTCCgtggaggaggagctggaggcaAGGGAGAGCAGCAGAGAGCGGCTGAGCCTGGAGGAGCTGTTCCCCCACAGCAGTGAGGGAGAGTCGGGCAGGGAGAGCTGGAGAGGGGCCTACCAAACCACAGAGCACAGCACCGACAGCTTGGATAG GCGCTCCGGTGCGAGCTCCAGCTGTTCGTCCTATTACAGCACGTCGACAGCCAAAGCGCAGCTGCTGTCGCAGATGAAGGACTTCACTGATAACAGGGAGAGGGACGAGGACGACGAGCTGACCTACAAG AAACAGCTGATGGAGAGCCTCCGCAAGAAGCTGGGAGTGCTGAGAGAAGCTCAGAGGGGACTGCAGGAGGACATCAGAGCCAACGCACAGCTGGGAGAGGAG GTGGAGAGCATGGTGGTGGCGGTGTGTAAGCCCAACGAGGTGGACAAGTTCCGCATGTTCATCGGCGACCTGGACAAGGTGGtgagcctgctgctgtctctgtccgGCCGGCTGCTGAGAGTGGAGACCACGCTGGAGACACTGGACCCCGAGACGGAGCACCATGAAAGg ctccccctgctggagaagaAGCGTCAGCTCCTGAGGCAGCTGTCGGAGGCCCAGGACCTGAAGGACCACGTCGACCGCCGAGAGCAGGCCGTCAGCCGGGTGCTGGCCCGCTGCCTGTCCCCCGAGCAGCACAGAGACTACAG CCACTTTGTGAAGATGAAGGCGGCGCTGCTGGTGGAGCAGAGGCAGCTGGAGGACAAGACCCGGCTGGGAGAGGAGCAGCTGAGGGGGCTGAGGGAGAGCCTGGGACTGGGGCTGGGAATCGGAATGGGAATGTCGATGGGATACGGACATTAttga
- the shroom4 gene encoding protein Shroom4 isoform X2: MQVHPGPYTLPWHTTDNSDLSLQWGQLSRPYSSTDRSSSLGSMDSLDTPTPTAQQYSDSQNSPVDPTLFNNNRDSAYSSFSASSNTSDYATVPLRRGDACSMDNLLQSLGPACRGYPGGDTATLRSSYGEVPDEMQLIVLKSRSLTRPRPTPVEVKERPSSCCYEEERRGGDFDIVRNEERGAERKMNPPQPPTRKDSFRATRSRPNATNKRCVSAPIEISSDSFYRDKNRSSLNVESGIHNGFAAPEEGDKTGIFKEDTLDLHYTKRQTEDIRHIKCDTSANKDCNSETTSDHLADPVTASLVPITSSSPCSLPAEASTDVQEESHVTHSQNKHSSTGLHRNSAPDKLLSTQLQLLQFNSDGSSSEPYNPSGTSDPSLSSCSSQWSRSSLQPTREDQEDSHNHLHAPSNKWGESRCSTLQDGDEDDGDSVVRLKGMDVNGRSPPPMEHHHPWGRSVSVPGDPAGSSTQGSLSSDQIIERDFEPLSAAASMDTLLEEQRAVDRGGSGDKSEQGVAGETDMKRTNVSRNHRRNRRRSERFATNLRNEIQRKKAQLQRSRGPGGLLCSGETVQEEEGPDLNEEGADLDLPAQERSTIVNSHASPQDADTVAPVERATISRDPNHDVLQTQSTTYTQNNLSRSVQILDPGVPNFGVSVRVVEEPAPAGKARRWRWTPEHKLQPEPERRCGVLSEKVLGVTGSRHGVCVFTSSSKSSYSRSSSCSRMDESDILPFADRMKFFEETSKGMSGPNALNLSSRRQKKPSHHPELQGGELGQHSTQRRYSYQGGLQQESALLPNTVEARRLSVSSSRERQKEQEREQVREREERTREREREERLREKEKQQERELEMERSRLREIQREREREERVRQWERERERELELEREKEMEMAREKELEREKEREEDAQLSSHQELYGIKERNPDFQHNFQPKTPAFSNSQTQNQVPRSAFYPVNTPSQPMENQQPLPQGYTARSYTPTETYPARQQEATKLNRKYSLTERDYSSWRRESRPPEGINQHHQHPQGRSGHRQADGDHDARNGYAFAPSAAPLSLRGRAMSENDLRFDSSHRWSPSISATTSQTLSEVEEWAGGVRGGEAANTAQPNRRKTPPPPRPPPPKWEQFHRRRASHHTLFSSSSSPHSVPPSFDTAEGHYSTNSSSCVPPLDTSRQRSYSLPPERPEVSEGCPRCSCSQTQEHRYPHASSNQNQPKMQEHPFSHAPSNQNQVPFQDRSFAVTPPSPMFSRRAFRPVAPPQKERDVRGTYGQQERVEVLSTFPPCPPPPTENRTSSLSEMIVNSDQSRVTVKPHKPQSNVRPGAEWERAPSPRVRSDSTHPPVLENGGVGRVLPESYFSVDYEQQQLRMSRGFQSIEPQKLPEPGTESETTLSPSPAQSLDADLDIPMETDIDDFQEDDGLPAVAEPITSELPCFALPVTVLETDIDTLANSSEASPSGRTRAESGSVEEELEARESSRERLSLEELFPHSSEGESGRESWRGAYQTTEHSTDSLDRRSGASSSCSSYYSTSTAKAQLLSQMKDFTDNRERDEDDELTYKKQLMESLRKKLGVLREAQRGLQEDIRANAQLGEEVESMVVAVCKPNEVDKFRMFIGDLDKVVSLLLSLSGRLLRVETTLETLDPETEHHERLPLLEKKRQLLRQLSEAQDLKDHVDRREQAVSRVLARCLSPEQHRDYSHFVKMKAALLVEQRQLEDKTRLGEEQLRGLRESLGLGLGIGMGMSMGYGHY; the protein is encoded by the exons TGACTTATCCTTGCAGTGGGGTCAGCTGTCCAGACCTTACTCCTCCACAGACCGAAGCAGTTCCCTGGGCTCCATGGACAGCTTGGACACACCGACACCAACCGCACAGCAGTACTCTGACTCCCAGAATTCCCCCGTTGACCCCACccttttcaacaacaacaggGACTCTGCCTACAGCTCATTCTCTGCCAGCTCAAACACATCCGATTACGCGACAGTGCCACTGAGGCGCGGTGACGCCTGCTCTATGGATAACCTGCTTCAGAGCCTGGGGCCGGCTTGTCGAGGCTACCCTGGTGGTGATACCGCAACCCTGCGGAGTTCATATGGTGAGGTCCCGGATGAGATGCAGCTTATTGTACTCAAGTCCAGGTCGCTGACCAGGCCAAGACCAACACCTGTTGAGGTAAAAGAAAGGCCTTCCTCCTGCTGTTATGAGGAGGAGCGGAGGGGAGGAGACTTTGACATTGTAAGAAATGAAGAAAGAGGAGCTGAGAGAAAGATGAACCCTCCTCAGCCTCCAACCAGGAAGGACAGCTTTAGGGCAACTCGGAGTCGCCCTAATGCCACCAACAAACGCTGCGTCTCCGCTCCAATTGAAATTTCCAGTGATTCTTTTTACCGTGACAAAAACAGGTCTTCATTGAATGTTGAATCAGGAATTCATAATGGCTTCGCTGCACCAGAAGAAGGTGACAAAACTGGGATTTTCAAAGAGGATACCTTAGACTTGCACTATACCAAAAGACAAACTGAAGACATCAGACATATCAAATGTGATACAAGTGCAAATAAAGACTGCAATTCAGAGACCACTTCAGATCACCTCGCTGATCCAGTGACGGCCTCCCTTGTCCCCATCACCTCCTCTAGTCCTTGCTCCTTACCTGCGGAGGCCTCCACAGACGTTCAAGAGGAGTCTCATGTAACTCACTCGCAGAACAAGCACTCCTCTACGGGGCTTCATCGGAACAGCGCCCCAGATAAGCTCCTCTCTACACAACTTCAGTTATTGCAGTTTAACAGTGATGGCTCTTCATCGGAGCCTTACAATCCGTCAGGAACTTCAGATCCCTCCTTGTCCTCCTGTAGCAGCCAGTGGTCCCGTTCATCACTCCAGCCCACGAGGGAAGACCAAGAAGATTCTCACAACCACCTCCATGCGCCATCAAACAAATGGGGAGAGAGCCGTTGCTCGACCCTACAGGACGGGGATGAGGATGATGGAGATTCAGTTGTTAGGCTGAAAGGGATGGATGTAAATGGAAGGTCCCCTCCACCAATGGAGCATCACCACCCTTGGGGACGCTCTGTAAGCGTACCGGGGGACCCGGCTGGATCGTCAACCCAGGGAAGCTTGAGCTCTGACCAGATAATAGAGAGAGATTTTGAGCCTCTTAGTGCTGCTGCCAGCATGGACACCTTACTGGAGGAGCAGAGAGCAGTGGATAGAGGAGGAAGTGGGGATAAAAGTGAGCAGGGTGTGGCAGGAGAGACCGACATGAAGAGGACAAACGTGTCCAGGAACCATCGTCGGAACCGTCGTCGTAGCGAACGATTTGCTACCAACCTCCGCAATGAGATCCAGAGGAAAAAGGCCCAGCTTCAGAGGAGCCGTGGCCCAGGAGGGTTGCTGTGTAGTGGGGAAACTGTCCAGGAGGAAGAGGGTCCAGACCTCAATGAGGAAGGGGCAGACCTAGACCTGCCTGCCCAGGAGAGGAGTACCATAGTTAACTCGCATGCTAGTCCCCAAGATGCCGACACCGTGGCACCAGTTGAGAGAGCAACAATCTCTCGTGACCCAAACCATGATGTCTTGCAGACTCAGTCAACGACCTATACTCAAAACAACCTATCCAGGTCGGTCCAGATTCTGGACCCAGGAGTGCCTAATTTTGGTGTCAGTGTCCGAGTCGTGGAGGAACCAGCCCCTGCTGGCAAAGCCCGTCGCTGGCGTTGGACCCCAGAGCACAAACTCCAACCAGAACCAGAACGCCGGTGTGGAGTTTTGAGTGAGAAGGTGTTGGGAGTCACAGGGTCCCGGCATGGGGTTTGTGTCTTCACCTCCTCATCCAAGTCCTCATACAGTCGCTCCTCTTCCTGTTCACGGATGGATGAGTCAGATATCCTTCCGTTTGCAGATAGAATGAAGTTTTTCGAGGAGACGAGCAAGGGTATGTCTGGGCCAAATGCTTTGAATCTGTCGAGTCGCAGGCAGAAGAAACCTTCCCACCATCCGGAGCTCCAGGGAGGAGAGCTCGGTCAGCACTCAACTCAAAGGAGATACTCCTACCAGGGAGGACTTCAGCAGGAAAGTGCCTTGCTTCCAAACACTGTGGAGGCCAGGAGGCTGTCTGTGAGTTCCAGCAGGGAGAGGCAAAAAGAGCAGGAGAGGGAacaagtgagagagagggaggagaggacaAGGGAACGCGAGAGGGAAGAGAGGCTTAGAGAAAAGGAGAAGCAGCAGGAGAGGGAATTAGAAATGGAGAGGTCAAGGCTGAGGGAGATTCAGCGGGAGAGGGAACGAGAGGAGAGGGTGAGACAGtgggaaagggaaagagagagggagcttgagttggagagagaaaaagagatggagatggccagagagaaagagcttgaaagagagaaggaaagggaagaagatGCTCAGCTCAGCTCACATCAGGAGTTGTATGGCATCAAAGAAAGAAATCCTGACTTTCAACACAATTTCCAGCCTAAGACTCCGGCGTTCTCCAATAGCCAAACCCAGAATCAAGTCCCACGATCAGCTTTTTATCCTGTCAATACCCCTTCCCAGCCCATGGAGAACCAGCAACCTCTTCCCCAGGGTTACACAGCGAGGAGCTACACACCTACAGAG ACGTATCCTGCCCGGCAACAGGAAGCGACCAAGCTCAACAGGAAGTACAGCCTGACTGAGAG GGACTACTCCAGCTGGAGACGGGAGTCCAGGCCTCCAGAGGGCATTAATCAGCATCATCAGCACCCTCAGGGTCGATCGGGCCACAGACAGGCTGACGGAGACCATGATGCTCGCAACGGGTACGCGTTTGCTCCCTCGGCggctcctctctcactccgAGGACGCGCCATGTCCGAGAACGACCTCCGCTTCGACAGCAGCCACCGCTGGTCGCCGTCGATTTCTGCGACGACCAGCCAGACGCTGAGCGAGGTGGAGGAATGGGCGGGCGGAGTCAGGGGAGGAGAAGCTGCCAACACCGCCCAGCCAAACAGGAGGAAGACTCCACCTCCCCCGAGACCGCCGCCCCCAAAATGGGAGCAGTTTCACCGCAGGCGCGCGTCTCACCAcaccctcttctcctcctcttcttctcctcactctgtccctccctcctttGACACCGCAGAAGGACACTATTCGACTAACTCCTCTTCATGCGTCCCTCCGCTTGACACGTCCAGACAGAGGTCCTACAGTCTTCCTCCAGAGAGGCCGGAAGTGTCGGAGGGCTGCCCGCGATGCAGCTGCAGCCAGACCCAGGAGCACCGATACCCTCACGCCTCATCCAATCAGAATCAACCAAAAATGCAGGAACACCCCTTCTCCCACGCTCCATCCAATCAGAATCAGGTTCCGTTTCAGGATCGGTCCTTTGCCGTTACTCCGCCAAGTCCCATGTTCTCCAGGAGGGCGTTCAGACCAGTGGCTCCGCCCCAGAAAGAGAGGGACGTGAGGGGCACGTATGGACAGCAGGAGAGGGTGGAGGTTTTATCAACTTTTCCCCCATGTCCACCGCCACCTACAGAAAACCGCACGAGCAG TTTATCCGAGATGATCGTTAACTCCGACCAGAGCAGAGTAACAGTGAAACCTCACAAACCCCAGTCCAACGTGAGACCAGGAGCCGAGTGGGAGCGAGCCCCATCTCCCAGAGTTCGTAGCGACTCAACACATCCACCTGTCTTAGAAAATGGAGGCGTTGGCAGGGTTCTACCTGAGTCCTACTTCTCCGTAGACTacgagcagcagcagcttcgTATGAGCAGAGGCTTTCAGAGCATCGAGCCCCAGAAGCTCCCCGAACCAGGAACCGAATCCGAGACGACCCTCAGCCCGAGTCCTGCGCAGAGCCTGGACGCAGACCTGGACATCCCCATGGAAACAGACATCGATGACTTCCAGGAGGATGACGGACTCCCAGCGGTGGCGGAGCCGATCACCAGCGAGCTCCCTTGCTTTGCGCTGCCAGTTACGGTCTTGGAGACGGACATCGACACCTTAGCAAACTCTAGCGAGGCCTCGCCGTCGGGCAGGACGAGGGCGGAGAGCGGCTCCgtggaggaggagctggaggcaAGGGAGAGCAGCAGAGAGCGGCTGAGCCTGGAGGAGCTGTTCCCCCACAGCAGTGAGGGAGAGTCGGGCAGGGAGAGCTGGAGAGGGGCCTACCAAACCACAGAGCACAGCACCGACAGCTTGGATAG GCGCTCCGGTGCGAGCTCCAGCTGTTCGTCCTATTACAGCACGTCGACAGCCAAAGCGCAGCTGCTGTCGCAGATGAAGGACTTCACTGATAACAGGGAGAGGGACGAGGACGACGAGCTGACCTACAAG AAACAGCTGATGGAGAGCCTCCGCAAGAAGCTGGGAGTGCTGAGAGAAGCTCAGAGGGGACTGCAGGAGGACATCAGAGCCAACGCACAGCTGGGAGAGGAG GTGGAGAGCATGGTGGTGGCGGTGTGTAAGCCCAACGAGGTGGACAAGTTCCGCATGTTCATCGGCGACCTGGACAAGGTGGtgagcctgctgctgtctctgtccgGCCGGCTGCTGAGAGTGGAGACCACGCTGGAGACACTGGACCCCGAGACGGAGCACCATGAAAGg ctccccctgctggagaagaAGCGTCAGCTCCTGAGGCAGCTGTCGGAGGCCCAGGACCTGAAGGACCACGTCGACCGCCGAGAGCAGGCCGTCAGCCGGGTGCTGGCCCGCTGCCTGTCCCCCGAGCAGCACAGAGACTACAG CCACTTTGTGAAGATGAAGGCGGCGCTGCTGGTGGAGCAGAGGCAGCTGGAGGACAAGACCCGGCTGGGAGAGGAGCAGCTGAGGGGGCTGAGGGAGAGCCTGGGACTGGGGCTGGGAATCGGAATGGGAATGTCGATGGGATACGGACATTAttga